One genomic segment of Gottschalkia acidurici 9a includes these proteins:
- a CDS encoding GGDEF and EAL domain-containing protein, whose product MDSKSEQKSVLIINSHNENYSWTERVLNGILEKLNSSKLDVDISVESLEQHGLSDKDDIDNMYKLIMNRYSDKKTDLVITTDLMATEFAIKYRENLFRDTPIVFSGISKEKAREITKGVQNIAGCIEKLNIEETLTTAFKATPNAKELYVIHDKTNRGISIFKYIKSTSLRINKDIDVKSFSEMGEIKLNTSLPKIPKDSLLIGTVYLKDDDGRETSIPEISSRISNEIKLPMYHLHEMAIGHGIVGGSLSSGNLHGKNTGELALRILNGEKISDVGIVEKDNSINMYDYNILKKYNIDKRFLPKNSLIINKPSSFYEDHKNIVLGFITAIIILSCTIIFLGLNIKKRKKVEVDLKLANDELFAVYEELASSDEELKLQYHELKKSRETIEKNEERYRLVSEASNDGFWDMDTVTKNIFTNVRLKEVLGLDESEVRNYIDRLDKYVHPDDFNIIENIFKEIKQGVRDSYHVEYRTLDKYGTYRWILAKGKSLRDKDGNMCRISGFHIDIEDRKLQEEQIKVLAYYDSITGLPNRAMFYKKMDNILKQEDSCGSVIYMDIDNFKIINDTFGHEFGDLLLKKLADRLKPIESKESHVFRLSGDEYIIVFEKYNEDNIEQKIIQTQEYISEPFSIDDNEIQISVSMGVVFYPKDGRSVEEVLKKADLAMYKAKEFGKNCYKTYEKNMEEEIENRLLLENHLRNALDRDEFVLNYQPQIDTVSKKVVGFEALIRWVSPEYGTISPIKFISIAEETGLINQMGEWILREACKFAMNIESIYDEQIVVSVNISSIQLSQDNFIEIIKRVIDDTGMNPKFLGIEITETSLMELFEENSEKLEILRNMGITVYLDDFGTGYSSLNYLLRLPISTIKIDRTFVMDMMNAKKGVKITESIINLAHNMGLNVTAEGVENEEQLSILRDLSCDVIQGYIFGKPLSESDAIQYLEDRIKD is encoded by the coding sequence GTGGATAGCAAAAGTGAACAAAAGTCAGTATTAATAATAAATTCACACAATGAGAACTATTCTTGGACAGAAAGAGTACTAAATGGGATTCTAGAAAAATTAAATTCATCTAAGTTGGATGTAGACATATCCGTAGAAAGTTTAGAACAACATGGATTAAGTGATAAAGATGATATTGATAATATGTATAAACTTATTATGAACAGATACTCTGACAAAAAAACAGATTTAGTTATAACAACTGATCTTATGGCAACTGAATTTGCTATAAAATATCGAGAAAACCTTTTCAGGGATACTCCTATAGTTTTCTCCGGCATATCTAAAGAAAAAGCTAGAGAAATTACAAAAGGAGTACAAAATATTGCTGGTTGTATAGAGAAATTAAATATAGAAGAGACACTAACAACTGCATTTAAGGCAACTCCAAATGCAAAAGAATTATATGTTATACACGATAAAACAAATAGGGGAATAAGCATATTTAAGTATATTAAAAGTACATCATTAAGAATTAACAAAGATATAGATGTAAAATCATTTAGTGAAATGGGAGAAATTAAACTTAATACAAGCTTACCAAAGATACCTAAAGATAGCTTACTTATAGGGACAGTATATTTAAAAGATGATGATGGAAGAGAAACATCTATACCAGAGATATCAAGTAGAATAAGTAACGAAATAAAGTTACCAATGTATCATTTACACGAAATGGCAATAGGACATGGAATAGTAGGTGGGAGTTTATCAAGTGGTAATTTACATGGTAAAAATACAGGTGAACTAGCATTAAGAATTCTTAATGGTGAAAAGATATCAGATGTAGGTATCGTAGAAAAAGATAATTCTATAAACATGTATGATTATAATATTTTAAAGAAGTATAATATTGATAAGAGGTTTTTACCTAAAAATAGCCTTATAATAAATAAACCTTCTTCATTTTATGAAGATCATAAAAATATAGTTTTAGGATTCATTACTGCCATTATTATATTATCATGTACTATAATTTTTTTAGGTCTTAATATAAAGAAGAGAAAAAAGGTAGAAGTCGATTTGAAGTTAGCTAATGATGAATTATTTGCAGTCTATGAGGAACTTGCATCATCAGATGAAGAGCTTAAATTACAGTATCATGAGTTAAAGAAAAGTCGTGAAACAATAGAGAAAAATGAAGAAAGATATAGACTAGTTTCTGAAGCTAGTAATGATGGATTTTGGGATATGGATACAGTTACAAAAAATATATTTACGAATGTAAGACTTAAAGAAGTACTAGGACTAGATGAATCAGAAGTAAGAAACTATATAGATAGGCTAGACAAATATGTACATCCAGATGATTTTAACATAATAGAAAATATATTTAAAGAAATAAAACAAGGAGTTAGAGATAGCTATCACGTTGAATACAGGACATTAGATAAATATGGTACATATAGATGGATACTTGCAAAAGGCAAGTCACTAAGGGATAAAGATGGAAATATGTGTAGGATTTCTGGATTTCATATAGATATTGAAGATAGAAAACTACAAGAAGAGCAGATAAAAGTTTTAGCATATTATGATAGTATAACGGGTTTACCTAATAGAGCAATGTTCTATAAAAAAATGGATAACATATTAAAACAAGAAGATAGTTGCGGGTCTGTTATATATATGGATATAGATAATTTTAAAATTATAAATGATACATTTGGACACGAATTTGGAGATTTGCTTTTAAAAAAATTAGCCGATAGACTTAAGCCTATTGAAAGTAAAGAGAGTCATGTTTTTAGACTAAGTGGAGACGAGTATATAATAGTTTTTGAAAAATATAATGAAGACAATATTGAACAAAAAATAATTCAAACTCAGGAATATATCTCAGAACCATTTTCGATAGATGATAATGAGATACAGATTTCAGTGAGTATGGGTGTTGTGTTCTATCCCAAGGATGGTAGAAGCGTAGAGGAAGTATTAAAAAAAGCTGACTTAGCTATGTATAAAGCTAAGGAATTCGGAAAAAACTGCTATAAAACTTATGAAAAAAATATGGAAGAAGAAATAGAGAATAGATTATTATTAGAGAACCATCTTAGAAATGCTTTAGATAGAGATGAGTTTGTGCTTAACTATCAGCCCCAGATAGATACAGTAAGTAAGAAAGTGGTTGGATTTGAAGCTCTTATAAGGTGGGTTAGTCCAGAGTATGGAACTATATCACCTATCAAGTTTATTTCAATAGCTGAAGAAACTGGTTTAATAAATCAAATGGGAGAATGGATACTAAGAGAAGCATGTAAGTTTGCAATGAATATAGAAAGTATATATGATGAACAGATAGTTGTATCAGTTAACATTTCGTCTATACAACTTAGCCAAGATAACTTTATCGAAATTATAAAAAGAGTAATTGATGATACAGGAATGAATCCTAAATTTTTAGGTATTGAAATTACTGAAACTTCTTTAATGGAATTATTCGAAGAGAATTCTGAAAAATTAGAAATATTAAGAAATATGGGGATTACAGTATATTTAGATGACTTTGGGACTGGATATTCATCGCTAAATTATTTATTAAGACTTCCTATAAGTACTATAAAAATAGATAGAACATTTGTTATGGATATGATGAATGCTAAAAAAGGTGTAAAAATCACTGAATCTATAATTAATTTAGCACATAACATGGGACTAAATGTGACTGCTGAAGGAGTAGAAAATGAAGAACAATTATCTATATTAAGAGATCTTAGTTGTGACGTTATACAAGGATATATATTTGGAAAGCCGCTATCTGAATCAGATGCGATTCAATATTTGGAAGATAGAATTAAAGATTAA
- a CDS encoding ABC transporter substrate-binding protein yields the protein MKIKNIAIGLLTLILGTSLVGCSTKESTEIIIGSANPMTGDSAQFGANKVNAIELALDEVNQKGGINGKKVKLIVGDDTGNPKEAPNVAQKFVSNNNMLAVIGHWNSSATLAARGIYESVGMPVITDSVNEAITDGTSPHLFRISLTDTAQAKHLASYAYNELGKRKVAIIYTANDFGTGLKNSFTKEFTKLGGKVVVAETYFEGQSKDFSPQLTKIKNKKPDLLFAPGYYVEVALIAQQAKSVGLDVEILGTEGISSDELVKLGGKAVEGIKFTGFFHPDVEFSGTKEFVEAFKAKYGKEPDTYSALAYDSAKILLKAIEENGENRQGIKKYLEEVKDFPGVAGPITFKDNDVTRGIIILTVKDGKIVPAEVQPK from the coding sequence GTGAAAATAAAAAATATTGCTATAGGGTTACTAACTTTAATCCTAGGAACTTCACTAGTAGGCTGTAGTACTAAAGAATCAACAGAAATAATAATAGGTAGTGCAAATCCAATGACAGGGGATTCAGCTCAATTTGGTGCCAATAAAGTTAATGCTATAGAGCTAGCCTTAGATGAAGTTAATCAAAAAGGCGGAATAAATGGCAAAAAAGTAAAACTAATTGTTGGAGACGACACAGGTAATCCAAAAGAAGCTCCAAACGTTGCTCAAAAGTTTGTATCCAACAATAATATGCTAGCAGTTATAGGCCACTGGAATAGTTCAGCTACTCTAGCAGCTAGAGGAATATATGAATCTGTGGGAATGCCTGTTATAACAGACTCAGTAAATGAAGCTATTACTGATGGAACAAGTCCACATCTTTTCCGTATTTCCTTAACTGATACAGCTCAAGCAAAACACTTGGCAAGTTATGCTTACAATGAACTAGGAAAAAGAAAAGTAGCTATAATATATACAGCAAATGACTTTGGAACAGGATTAAAGAATTCATTTACTAAAGAGTTCACTAAATTAGGTGGAAAAGTCGTAGTTGCAGAAACATATTTTGAAGGTCAATCTAAAGACTTTAGTCCTCAGCTAACAAAAATCAAAAATAAAAAACCAGACTTATTGTTTGCTCCAGGATATTATGTAGAAGTAGCACTGATAGCACAACAAGCTAAGTCAGTAGGGCTAGATGTTGAGATACTTGGAACAGAAGGAATAAGTTCTGATGAACTAGTAAAATTAGGCGGAAAAGCAGTTGAAGGAATTAAATTCACTGGATTCTTCCATCCAGATGTAGAGTTTTCAGGAACAAAAGAATTTGTTGAAGCATTTAAAGCTAAGTATGGAAAAGAACCAGATACTTATTCAGCACTAGCTTATGATTCGGCTAAAATTTTACTGAAAGCTATAGAAGAAAATGGTGAAAATAGACAAGGTATTAAAAAATACCTAGAAGAAGTTAAAGATTTTCCAGGAGTTGCAGGTCCTATAACATTTAAGGACAACGATGTAACTAGAGGAATTATTATTTTAACAGTTAAAGATGGAAAAATAGTTCCAGCAGAAGTTCAGCCTAAGTAA
- a CDS encoding ABC-F family ATP-binding cassette domain-containing protein, with protein MSILTVKNLNHGFGSRAIFNNVSFRLLKGEHVGLIGANGEGKSTFMNIITRKLEPDEGEIEWSKRVRVGYLDQHTVLHQGLNIRDILRDAFKYLFDLETEMNQICDNMADASPEELEKMLEDLGTIQDILSNNDFYIIDSKVEEIARGLGLDDIGLDKDVQDLSGGQRTKVLLAKLLLEKPDILLLDEPTNYLDEKHIEWLKHYLLNYENAFILISHDISFLNSVINLVYHVENQELSRYVGNYDDFLKIYEVKKQQQEAAYKKQQQEISELKDFVARNKARVSTRNMAMSRQKKLDKMDVIELAREKPKPTFNFREGKASGKLIFETKDLVIGYDTPLSKPLNLRMERGQKLALVGANGIGKTTLLKSIIGDIKPLSGSITLGDYQELGYFEQEIKDSNYNTCIEEIWNVFPSLSQYEVRAALAKCGLTTEHIESKVYVLSGGEQAKVRLCKLINRDTNILVLDEPTNHLDVDAKEELKRALKEYKGSILLICHEPEFYRDVVTDVWNCETWTTKLI; from the coding sequence ATGAGTATTTTAACTGTTAAAAACCTAAACCATGGTTTTGGAAGTCGTGCAATTTTTAATAATGTCTCTTTTAGACTTCTAAAAGGCGAACATGTTGGACTTATTGGAGCTAATGGAGAAGGAAAGTCAACTTTTATGAATATAATAACTAGAAAGTTAGAACCCGATGAAGGCGAAATAGAGTGGTCAAAGCGTGTTAGGGTTGGATATCTAGATCAACACACCGTACTTCACCAAGGTCTAAATATTAGAGATATTCTTAGAGATGCCTTTAAATATCTTTTTGACCTTGAAACTGAAATGAATCAAATATGTGATAATATGGCTGATGCTTCTCCTGAAGAATTAGAGAAAATGCTTGAAGATTTAGGAACAATACAAGATATTTTATCTAATAACGATTTCTATATAATCGATTCTAAAGTTGAAGAGATAGCTCGTGGCTTAGGATTAGATGATATAGGTTTAGATAAAGATGTACAAGACTTAAGTGGAGGTCAAAGAACTAAAGTTTTATTAGCTAAGCTATTACTTGAAAAGCCAGATATACTTCTTTTAGACGAGCCAACTAACTATTTAGATGAAAAACATATAGAATGGCTTAAGCACTATCTTTTAAATTATGAAAATGCTTTTATTCTTATTTCACATGACATTTCATTTTTAAATAGTGTTATAAATCTAGTTTATCATGTAGAGAATCAAGAGCTTAGTCGATATGTAGGAAACTATGATGACTTCCTAAAAATATATGAGGTGAAAAAGCAGCAACAAGAAGCTGCATATAAAAAACAACAGCAAGAAATATCTGAACTTAAAGACTTTGTTGCTAGAAATAAGGCACGTGTTTCTACAAGAAATATGGCTATGTCAAGGCAGAAAAAACTCGATAAGATGGATGTAATAGAGCTTGCTAGAGAAAAACCAAAACCAACTTTTAATTTTAGAGAAGGAAAGGCGTCTGGAAAGCTTATCTTTGAAACAAAAGATTTAGTTATAGGGTATGATACTCCACTTTCTAAGCCTTTGAATTTACGTATGGAACGTGGACAAAAATTGGCTCTTGTAGGTGCTAATGGTATTGGTAAAACTACTCTTTTAAAAAGCATTATAGGAGATATAAAACCTCTATCTGGTTCTATAACTCTTGGAGATTATCAAGAATTAGGCTATTTTGAACAAGAAATAAAAGACTCTAACTATAATACTTGTATCGAAGAAATATGGAATGTTTTTCCTTCATTAAGTCAATATGAAGTCAGAGCTGCATTAGCGAAATGTGGTCTTACTACAGAGCATATTGAAAGTAAGGTTTATGTTCTAAGCGGTGGAGAACAAGCTAAAGTAAGACTTTGTAAGCTTATTAATAGAGATACTAATATTTTAGTTTTAGACGAGCCTACTAACCACTTAGATGTAGATGCAAAAGAAGAACTTAAACGTGCATTAAAAGAATATAAGGGTAGTATATTACTTATATGCCATGAACCTGAGTTTTATAGAGATGTCGTAACGGACGTTTGGAATTGTGAAACTTGGACTACAAAGCTTATCTAA
- a CDS encoding pyridoxal-phosphate-dependent aminotransferase family protein — MRTPFIMTPGPTQVHEEVRKAMSREATNPDLDENFYEFYKNTCNKIKRLLNTENQVLILDGEGILGLEAACASLTEQGDRVLCIDNGIFGKGFGDFSKMYGGEVVYFESDYRKGIDVEKLEEFLKRDSNFKYATLVHCETPAGITNPIDKICTLLNKYGVLSVVDSVSSVGGDEINVDEWKIDIALGGSQKCISAPSGLTFLSISEKAMDTMINRKTPIAAFYCNLTIWKGWYEEKWFPYTQPINAIYALDCALDRLLETDYINRHKTIANATREALVKSGLELYPLDSYSNTVTTFLVPEGINFEDVFEDMMKDHNIMIGGAFDYLKGKVIRIGHMGENCYEEKIYITLKALDTVLKKYGAKLNGEIYKHFVD; from the coding sequence ATGAGAACACCATTTATAATGACACCGGGACCAACACAGGTTCATGAAGAAGTTAGAAAAGCTATGTCAAGAGAAGCTACCAATCCTGACTTAGACGAAAATTTTTATGAGTTTTATAAAAATACTTGTAATAAAATAAAAAGACTTTTAAATACGGAAAATCAAGTTCTAATACTAGATGGAGAAGGGATTTTAGGACTAGAAGCAGCATGTGCTTCACTAACAGAGCAAGGTGATAGAGTACTTTGTATTGATAATGGAATATTTGGTAAAGGCTTTGGAGACTTCTCAAAAATGTATGGTGGAGAAGTAGTTTATTTTGAGTCAGACTATAGAAAAGGAATTGATGTAGAAAAGTTAGAGGAGTTTTTAAAAAGGGATAGTAACTTTAAATATGCTACACTAGTACATTGTGAAACCCCAGCGGGGATAACAAATCCAATAGATAAAATTTGTACACTTCTTAATAAGTATGGAGTATTATCTGTAGTAGATTCAGTATCTTCAGTAGGTGGAGATGAGATAAACGTAGATGAATGGAAAATAGACATAGCATTAGGAGGATCACAAAAATGTATATCAGCACCTTCTGGACTTACATTTTTAAGCATAAGTGAAAAAGCTATGGATACCATGATAAATAGAAAGACTCCAATAGCAGCTTTTTATTGTAACCTAACTATATGGAAAGGCTGGTATGAAGAGAAATGGTTCCCATATACTCAGCCAATAAATGCTATATATGCACTGGACTGTGCACTAGACAGATTATTAGAAACTGACTATATAAATAGACATAAAACTATAGCTAACGCTACTAGAGAAGCACTTGTTAAATCAGGATTAGAGCTATATCCGTTAGACAGTTACTCAAATACAGTTACTACTTTCCTAGTTCCGGAAGGAATAAATTTTGAAGACGTATTTGAGGACATGATGAAGGATCATAATATAATGATTGGAGGAGCCTTTGATTATTTAAAGGGAAAAGTTATTAGAATAGGACATATGGGTGAAAATTGTTATGAAGAAAAAATATATATAACTTTAAAAGCATTAGACACAGTACTAAAAAAATATGGGGCAAAACTTAATGGAGAAATATATAAGCATTTTGTAGATTAA
- a CDS encoding GIY-YIG nuclease family protein — protein sequence MNYVYIVECKDGTLYTGWTTDLKRRISEHNSGKGAKYTRARGPVKLKYFEKFDTKQEAMKREYQIKN from the coding sequence ATGAATTACGTATATATAGTAGAGTGTAAAGATGGAACTCTTTATACAGGGTGGACGACGGATTTAAAAAGAAGAATAAGTGAACACAATAGTGGAAAAGGAGCAAAATACACTAGAGCTAGAGGTCCTGTTAAATTAAAATATTTTGAAAAATTTGATACAAAACAAGAAGCTATGAAAAGGGAATATCAAATAAAAAACTAA
- a CDS encoding branched-chain amino acid ABC transporter permease: MFLEFMEHLSNGIALGSIYALTAIGFTMVYGIIRLINFAHGDIYMVGAFLTLTGVTLLNLPIIAAFLFGMVGAAIFGILIAKFAYSPVFKAPRINLFLSAIGMAIFLENFAMLIWGPETQSFPDVINNTVYNILGMRVSKLQIIILLTTIVLVVILNYIIKYTRMGRAMRCTSQDMDASRLMGINTNRIVYFTFALGSTLGAAAGALVGMYYKAVFPMMGFVPGLKAFIAAVIGGIGSIPGAMIGGLIMGVSESLGAAYISSGYRDAIAFIILIIILLVKPSGILGKSDREKV; the protein is encoded by the coding sequence ATGTTTCTAGAGTTTATGGAACATCTAAGTAATGGGATAGCCTTAGGAAGTATATATGCATTAACGGCAATAGGATTTACAATGGTCTATGGTATTATAAGACTTATAAACTTCGCACATGGAGATATATACATGGTAGGTGCATTCTTAACTCTAACAGGAGTGACACTTTTAAACTTACCTATTATAGCAGCATTTTTATTCGGTATGGTAGGAGCTGCAATATTTGGAATTCTTATAGCTAAATTTGCATATAGTCCAGTTTTTAAAGCACCGAGAATAAATCTATTCTTATCAGCAATTGGGATGGCAATATTTTTAGAAAACTTTGCAATGTTAATTTGGGGACCTGAAACCCAATCGTTTCCAGATGTTATTAACAACACAGTATATAATATCTTAGGAATGAGAGTTTCAAAGCTTCAAATTATAATATTATTAACTACAATAGTGTTAGTAGTTATACTGAACTACATTATAAAATATACGAGAATGGGTAGAGCAATGAGATGTACTTCACAAGACATGGATGCATCTAGACTAATGGGAATAAATACAAATAGAATTGTTTACTTTACGTTTGCATTAGGTTCAACATTAGGAGCAGCAGCAGGAGCATTAGTAGGAATGTACTATAAAGCAGTTTTCCCTATGATGGGATTTGTACCTGGACTTAAGGCATTTATAGCAGCCGTAATTGGAGGAATAGGAAGTATACCAGGAGCCATGATAGGTGGACTTATAATGGGTGTATCTGAAAGTTTAGGAGCAGCATATATATCTTCAGGATATCGTGATGCAATAGCTTTCATAATATTAATTATAATTTTACTAGTAAAACCATCTGGAATACTAGGTAAATCAGATAGAGAAAAGGTATAG
- the ilvA gene encoding threonine ammonia-lyase encodes MTVIDKQNIEGMNFENSRKLLDGILTETRLIKSLVFSKEFENDVYIKPENLQTTGSFKIRGAFNKISKLTEEDKSKGLIASSAGNHAQGVAYAAQKLGVEATIVMPTTTPLIKVEATKSYGAKVILHGDCYDEAYKEALRLKKENGYIFIHPFNDLDVIEGQGTIATEILEELKDVDCILVPIGGGGLAAGIAISAKKINPNIKVIGVEPEGAKSMKASIEKGELICLDKVCTIADGVAVKEPGDITFSIIKEYIDEIVEVSDFDIMEAFLILLDKHKLIGENAGVSSLAGLKKIKEKNKKIVCIVSGGNIDVLTMASMIDRGLVSRGRIFSFTVDLPDKPGELLKVAEVLARTGANVIKLDHNQLKSMDRFMEVQLEVTVETNGHKHIEQIISELKSSGYDVIVL; translated from the coding sequence ATGACAGTAATAGATAAGCAAAATATAGAAGGTATGAATTTTGAAAACTCTAGAAAGTTATTAGACGGAATACTCACAGAAACAAGATTAATAAAAAGTCTAGTATTCAGCAAAGAGTTTGAAAATGATGTATATATTAAGCCTGAAAATTTACAAACAACAGGGTCATTTAAGATTCGCGGAGCATTTAATAAAATATCCAAGTTGACTGAGGAAGATAAAAGTAAAGGGCTTATAGCTTCTTCGGCTGGAAATCATGCTCAAGGAGTTGCATATGCAGCACAAAAATTAGGGGTTGAAGCAACTATAGTTATGCCTACAACTACACCCCTGATTAAAGTTGAAGCAACTAAAAGCTATGGTGCTAAAGTGATTTTACATGGTGATTGCTATGATGAAGCATATAAGGAAGCACTTAGACTCAAGAAAGAGAATGGATATATATTTATACATCCATTTAATGATTTAGACGTTATAGAAGGACAAGGAACAATAGCAACAGAGATACTAGAGGAATTAAAGGATGTGGACTGTATATTAGTTCCGATAGGAGGAGGAGGACTTGCTGCCGGTATAGCTATATCTGCAAAGAAAATTAATCCAAACATAAAGGTTATAGGAGTAGAGCCAGAAGGCGCAAAGTCTATGAAGGCTTCTATAGAAAAGGGAGAATTAATTTGTCTTGATAAAGTATGCACTATAGCAGATGGAGTAGCAGTAAAAGAGCCTGGGGACATCACCTTTTCTATAATAAAAGAATATATAGATGAAATAGTTGAGGTCTCTGACTTTGATATAATGGAAGCATTTCTTATTCTTCTAGATAAACATAAATTAATAGGTGAGAATGCAGGAGTATCATCTCTTGCTGGACTTAAGAAAATAAAAGAGAAAAATAAAAAAATAGTATGCATAGTTAGTGGTGGCAATATAGATGTGTTAACTATGGCAAGTATGATAGATAGAGGGTTAGTTTCTCGTGGACGCATTTTTTCATTCACAGTAGATCTACCGGATAAGCCAGGTGAACTTTTAAAAGTCGCAGAGGTATTAGCGAGAACAGGTGCAAATGTAATAAAGTTAGATCATAACCAACTTAAAAGTATGGACAGATTTATGGAAGTACAACTTGAGGTAACAGTTGAAACTAATGGACATAAACATATAGAACAAATAATTTCAGAATTAAAAAGTTCAGGATATGATGTAATAGTTTTATAA
- a CDS encoding YjiH family protein, which translates to METINLSERKDINLQDLDLSDPKILDSIELNKSDYRKGLITSIIFTAIAIFVFFVPVSFNGKQGQIPFGIIYTGVQNILGNFGLAIVAIVIAGNAILSIYGKYIAKEGTLYEYYKNDSIIHPILYSIGGVYIVMFVLNALLGVPAPEIIIGAKTGQMVIPPIVYGVACIIPVGAFFVPFLIEYGCIDFLGIILEPLMRPLFRTPGKSAVDAVASFVGSASMAVIITSRMYKSNNYTEKESSIVSTCFSAVSVGYASLMIGTAGLGEQFSKVYFSSFFLAFIIAAIMCRIPPLSRKKEVFYNGRPQTDEDREAEAKLEISPRMLKVGIDRAAKKAWISGNIFYRIKDSLIGGLAIVPKVITLLCAIGTTSMILVEYTELFTWLGYIFYPLVKLVGVSNALEVAPSIVAGITDPFIPILIISDKVDIIAEAARYFLCLVAMVQIIYVSETAVVIMTTGIKLSFKEIMIIFIERTLIAIPFAALFMHILY; encoded by the coding sequence ATGGAAACTATTAATTTAAGTGAAAGAAAAGATATTAATCTCCAAGATTTAGACTTAAGTGATCCAAAGATTCTAGATTCTATTGAGCTTAATAAATCTGATTACAGAAAAGGACTAATAACATCTATAATTTTTACGGCAATAGCTATTTTTGTTTTCTTTGTTCCAGTTTCCTTTAATGGAAAACAAGGACAAATACCATTTGGAATCATATACACTGGAGTTCAAAATATCTTAGGTAATTTTGGATTAGCTATAGTAGCAATAGTAATTGCAGGTAATGCTATACTAAGTATTTATGGAAAATATATAGCTAAAGAAGGAACTTTATACGAATATTATAAAAATGATTCTATAATACACCCTATATTATATTCAATAGGTGGAGTATATATAGTCATGTTTGTACTAAATGCTTTATTAGGTGTTCCTGCACCTGAAATAATAATAGGTGCAAAGACAGGTCAAATGGTTATACCACCAATAGTATATGGAGTAGCATGTATCATACCAGTAGGAGCATTCTTTGTTCCATTCTTAATCGAATATGGTTGTATAGACTTCTTAGGAATTATACTAGAGCCTCTTATGAGACCTTTATTTAGAACACCAGGAAAAAGTGCAGTTGATGCGGTTGCATCATTCGTTGGTTCAGCATCTATGGCGGTTATTATAACTAGTAGAATGTATAAGTCTAATAATTATACTGAGAAAGAATCAAGTATAGTATCTACCTGTTTTAGTGCTGTAAGTGTAGGTTATGCATCTCTTATGATAGGAACAGCAGGATTAGGAGAACAATTTTCAAAAGTATACTTCTCATCATTCTTTTTAGCATTTATAATAGCTGCAATAATGTGTAGAATACCACCACTATCGAGAAAAAAAGAAGTGTTCTATAATGGTAGACCTCAAACAGATGAGGATAGAGAAGCAGAAGCTAAACTTGAAATTAGTCCGCGTATGTTGAAGGTAGGGATAGATAGAGCAGCTAAAAAAGCTTGGATATCAGGAAATATTTTTTATAGAATAAAAGATAGTCTTATCGGTGGACTTGCAATTGTACCTAAAGTTATAACTCTTTTATGTGCCATAGGTACAACAAGTATGATACTTGTTGAATATACTGAATTATTTACTTGGTTAGGGTACATATTTTATCCACTAGTTAAGTTAGTTGGAGTATCAAATGCGCTAGAAGTAGCACCATCAATAGTAGCAGGTATAACAGATCCATTTATACCTATATTAATCATATCGGATAAAGTAGATATAATAGCAGAAGCAGCAAGATATTTCCTTTGTTTAGTAGCAATGGTACAAATAATATACGTATCTGAAACTGCAGTAGTTATTATGACAACAGGTATAAAGTTAAGCTTTAAAGAAATAATGATTATATTCATTGAAAGAACACTTATAGCAATTCCTTTTGCAGCACTCTTTATGCATATACTATACTAA